From the Candidatus Hinthialibacter antarcticus genome, the window CGTCAATTGCTGGCAGAATGCGCCCGGCGAGTTGCATCTGAAATCCATTGAAACATATCTCAATGAATGGGGGATCAAGACACATTGGCTTATTCTCAACCGCTATCGTATGGACGCCGCCGGACGCGAATATCAACGCCTCGCCGAGCCGTTGCTGCTTGACGCTTTTCAACGCGCACAGCCCAATATGGTCATTAGTTATGGCTATCATGCGCCGCAGTTCGTTTCGGAAAAAGTCTATGCGTCATTGCCCGCGCGATGGGTGCAGGCGGTTTCAAACATCGCCTATTACGACCAGACCCAGTATCCCGGCGAACTGTGCGTTCCGATTGACAGAAACTTGATCCCTCTATTTGAACGACGCGGATATACGCAGTGTTTGTTTCAACCCATCATGGCGGATTTCGTTTCTCCTGAACCCACGCCAACCGACAACTCGATTCCTATTATCATGGTGGGTAATTCGCTGGCGTTGCCGCTCGCAGGCCAACAAGCGTTTTGGGCGCAATGGCAGGGGCGTGATCGCTTACTCCAGGCGATTCGGAATGCCGAGAAAGAACTGAGCGACTTCGATGCGGATGTTGATTTTTATGCGTATTTAAATGAGAACCCCTTGCCTGATATCAATCACGAAGATGAATGGTATTCGATCTTTCGTTATTTGCTGAGCCAGGGCACCGCTGCGCGTCGGAGGGCGGTGTTGGAGAAATTGGCGCCAATGGGCCTGGCGTTATTCGGCTCAGACTGGGACGCGTATCTGCCTCAGAATTCTATTTTGCGGCGCTGTTTGAAAGGGTATTTGCCGATGACGGAAGAACCGAAAGCGTTTGCGCGCGGCTCGGTGTTCGTCAACATCCATTCAATCGGCCACCAAACGGCGCCCAATATGCGCTATTTCAATGTATGCGGCATGGGCGGATTTCAAATCAGCGACCGCCCGCAATTTGATGAATATCTCACGGACGGAACAGAAGCGGTCTATGCAAACAGCGTGGATGATTTCGCTGGTAAAGTGAAGCACTTTTTATCGGCGAAGGATGAACGCGACGAGATTCGCCATGCCGCGCACCTGAGGGTTTCAAAAGACTGGACGTATCAAAACTGGCTGGAGAACGTCATAAAAAAACTGGGAGCCAAGACCCCCAGTTAATTGAATGTTTGGTTATGGTTTGTCGTTACGTTGCAGTCACTTTCTCTTTGTGATTCGAAATATCCAGCGAAAGCACTTCGTTCAAAATCAACGCAACCGCTCCCATCTCTTTGGTGCGGGCGCCGTGATAGGCCGGTTGAATAATGACGTCTTCCGCGAGACGGGGCAGGGCGCGTTCTTTTACCGCATTCTTAATTCCATCAAAGAAAAACTCTCCTGCTTGCGCCACGCCGCCGCCGATAATAACGGCTTGCGGATTGTATAAGTGGATCAAATTTGACACCGCCGCGCCTAAATAATTCGCCGCGCGGGCAAAGATATCTTTCGAAAGTTCATCGCCGCGATTGGCGGCCAATGCGACGGTTTCAGCAGTGATTGTATCGGGGCGCCCTTCACAACACTGATGCAGCAGGCTGTCGGGAAACTCGGAGAGACGTTCTTTTGCTACGCGGGCGATGCCGCGTCCACCGGCGATCTCTTCGAGAAAGATGCTGCCGCCGCTGGGCATTTCAAATGTACAATGCCCCAATTCGCCGGTCATGCCCGTTGAGCCGTAATGGGGCTTGCCGTCAATCACGGCGCACATGCCGATGCCGTGTCCCACATAAATACTCAAAAAATCTTTGACCGATTGACCAATGCCGTACCACAATTCGCCCAACGCCATCACGCGGGCTACATTGTCAAATTTGATGGGAATGTCTAAATAGCGGCTGAGTTCGCCCGTGATGTCGACGTTTTCCCAACCGAAGGCTGATGAATAGGCCAATAGGTTTCTTTTTGAATCAATCAAACCGCCAACGCCGATGCCAACGCCTAACACATTATCAATATTGACGCCCGATTGGCGGCTCATGTCTTGGATGGCGCTTGCAATACGCTTGACCATCGTTTCGATGCCGTCTTCCGCCTGGGTGGGAATGCGAATATCAGTGATGATGTGGGCGTTTAGATTTGACAATAGCGCATAGATGTATTTCGGCCCGATGGTGAGGCCGATGACATAATTGGCGTCTCCAGCAAATTTCACCAACTGAGGGGGGCGGCCCCGGCTTGGGGTTGCAGTGCCGATTTCGAGGACCAGCTTTTCGTGATGGATAAGGCTGTCTACCAACCGGGAAACGGTCGGAAGGCTCAACCCCATCTCTTTGCCGATTTCTGCGCGGGAGATTACGTCCCGTGAACGGATGAGAGAGAGTATTTTGCTTTTATTAATTTTACTGACATACGAGATGTCTGTGATTGGATTGTGCTCACCCATTTCAGATTGTCCTGTCCCAGTTTGCTTATCAAAAAGTAATAGATTTCATTATCAACATATAATATGTATGGAATCAATCTTTGGACTATATCATAGTCTCAGTGAAAATCAATATACCCCTTATGAGTCAATATGGGGTAAGTGTTTTAAAATCAGTGATTAACAATGCCGATGCAAACAATCTTGCTGTGTAGAAATAAATTGTTTCAGGCTGATCTCAACACCATCAGGCGTAATTCGCTCATGTCTTCAATCGAGTTGCGGATGCCTTCACGGCCAAATCCGCTGTCTTTGACGCCGCCGTAGGGCATTTGGTCGGCGCGCCAGGACGGCGATTCGTTCACCATCACGCCGCCGACTTCGAGCTGGTTCCATGCTTTCATGGCGTTATGAATATCACGGGTGAATACGCCCGCTTGCAGCCCAAAGCGGCTTTCATTCATTTTCGCGATGGCGTTGCCAAATTCATCAAACGGTTCAATGCAAACCACCGGGCCAAACACTTCATCACAATAGACGGATTCATTTGTTGGAACATTATCAAGAACCGTCGCTTCGACGATGGAACCTTCACGTTGACCGCCGCATAAACGGTTCGCTCCGCTTGCGATGGCGGATTGTATCCACGATTCGATTCTCTCGGCGTCTTGTTGAGAGATGACGGGGCCGATGAAGGTCTCTTCGTCTTGCGGTTTGCCTGCTTTGAGAGATTGGGCTTTCTCGATGAACGCGGCTTTGAATGCCTCATAAATGCTCTGATGAATATACACGCGCTGGACGCTGATGCAGCTCTGCCCCGATTGATAAAAGCCTCCGAAGGCGATGCGCTGTACGGCGTCTTCAATATCAGCGTCTTTGTCGACGATGCAGCCTGCGTTGCCGCCGAGTTCCAGCACAACATGCTTTTTGCCCGCTTTTTGTTTCAATGACCAACCCACTTCGGCGGAGCCCGTAAAACTCAGCAATTTCATGCGGTCGTCATCGACCAATGGCCCTGCGTCGCTTGCTTTGCAAGGCAAGACCGAGAATGCGCCTGGCGGCAGGTCGGTTTCAGCGAGCGTTTCTGCAATGATAAGCGCCCCCAGCGGCGTATAACTGGCTGGCTTCAAAACAAACGGGCAGCCAATCGCCAATGCAGGCGCGATTTTGTGTGCGGCCAGATTCAGCGGAAAATTAAACGGCGTAATGAACGAACACGGCCCGATGGGGACGCGTTGGGTAAAGCCAGTGTAGCCTTTGGCGCGGGGAATGCGGTCAAGCGGGGTCACTTCACCGTTGATTCGGACGGCTTCTTCCGCCGCGATTTGAAAGGTATCAATCAGCCGTTGGGT encodes:
- a CDS encoding ROK family protein, with product MGEHNPITDISYVSKINKSKILSLIRSRDVISRAEIGKEMGLSLPTVSRLVDSLIHHEKLVLEIGTATPSRGRPPQLVKFAGDANYVIGLTIGPKYIYALLSNLNAHIITDIRIPTQAEDGIETMVKRIASAIQDMSRQSGVNIDNVLGVGIGVGGLIDSKRNLLAYSSAFGWENVDITGELSRYLDIPIKFDNVARVMALGELWYGIGQSVKDFLSIYVGHGIGMCAVIDGKPHYGSTGMTGELGHCTFEMPSGGSIFLEEIAGGRGIARVAKERLSEFPDSLLHQCCEGRPDTITAETVALAANRGDELSKDIFARAANYLGAAVSNLIHLYNPQAVIIGGGVAQAGEFFFDGIKNAVKERALPRLAEDVIIQPAYHGARTKEMGAVALILNEVLSLDISNHKEKVTAT
- a CDS encoding aldehyde dehydrogenase family protein, with product MLKETYPYYLAGKPESPNADLEVADKFTGETVTRVARANADVIRQAIDAAQTAAKPMREMAAYERREILLHCAKRFEERAEELSQSLCIEAGKPIQHSRGETQRLIDTFQIAAEEAVRINGEVTPLDRIPRAKGYTGFTQRVPIGPCSFITPFNFPLNLAAHKIAPALAIGCPFVLKPASYTPLGALIIAETLAETDLPPGAFSVLPCKASDAGPLVDDDRMKLLSFTGSAEVGWSLKQKAGKKHVVLELGGNAGCIVDKDADIEDAVQRIAFGGFYQSGQSCISVQRVYIHQSIYEAFKAAFIEKAQSLKAGKPQDEETFIGPVISQQDAERIESWIQSAIASGANRLCGGQREGSIVEATVLDNVPTNESVYCDEVFGPVVCIEPFDEFGNAIAKMNESRFGLQAGVFTRDIHNAMKAWNQLEVGGVMVNESPSWRADQMPYGGVKDSGFGREGIRNSIEDMSELRLMVLRSA
- a CDS encoding glycosyltransferase → MTDTWVPLHQIQTPNLQNNLQYLQSRSHEAMQWLSNAYESEALTLQQSGASIRCRTADESLWIIGEHNPEQEIATLRSRLRSQAPTEGVWVILGGGVGYGAAEAAAQVIANEGVRVVVIEPTAARLMACFTMVDLRNGLATERLHFSVAAFTPEAVFDVLVSYNLFEHGAITFTASPECEALVDLNSLNAQLDARRGHWRRERESVLASTSRAKPDADVIRNVLIVNCWQNAPGELHLKSIETYLNEWGIKTHWLILNRYRMDAAGREYQRLAEPLLLDAFQRAQPNMVISYGYHAPQFVSEKVYASLPARWVQAVSNIAYYDQTQYPGELCVPIDRNLIPLFERRGYTQCLFQPIMADFVSPEPTPTDNSIPIIMVGNSLALPLAGQQAFWAQWQGRDRLLQAIRNAEKELSDFDADVDFYAYLNENPLPDINHEDEWYSIFRYLLSQGTAARRRAVLEKLAPMGLALFGSDWDAYLPQNSILRRCLKGYLPMTEEPKAFARGSVFVNIHSIGHQTAPNMRYFNVCGMGGFQISDRPQFDEYLTDGTEAVYANSVDDFAGKVKHFLSAKDERDEIRHAAHLRVSKDWTYQNWLENVIKKLGAKTPS